The DNA segment AGATCTCCTCCTGGAAGATCCTCGCGGTACGAGGAACGTCGGCGAACACCGTCGGAGCGAGATAGTTGCCGTGCGGGAGGTGGTCCGGTTTCCCGCCGCCGGCCACGAGCCGGGCCTCGGCCTTGCCCGCTTCCACGTAGCCGAGCACGCGTTCGTAGTGCTCGGGATGGACCAGTGCGCCGACCTCGGTCGCGGGATCGGCGGGATCGCCGACCTTGATGGCACGAGCCCGCTCGGCGTAGCGGGCGACGAATTCGTCGTAGACGGCGCGTTCGACGAGGATGCGGGACGAGGCGGTGCAGCGTTCCCCGTTCAGCGAGAACACGCCGAACAGTGTCGAGTCGAGCGCCGCTTCGAGATCGGCGTCGGCGAAGATCACCGCCGGTGACTTGCCGCCGAGTTCCATGGAAAGCGCTTTGAGGTGACCGGACGCGTTGCGCGCGATGAGTTTGCCCGTCGTGGTCTCGCCGGTGAAGGAAAGGAGCTGGACATCGGGATGTTTGACGAGGGCGTCACCAGCGACCTCCCCGATGCCGTTGACCATGTTGAACACCCCATCGGGGACACCGGCTTCGGCGAAGATCGCAGGCCACAGCGACGCGCTGAGTGGGGTGAACTCCGCGGGTTTGAGCACGACGGTGCAGCCCGAGGCCAGCGCGGGAGCCAGTTTCCACGATTCGAGCATGAACGGCGTGTTCCACGGGGTGATGAGTCCCGCGACGCCGACCGGTTTGCGGTTGACGTAGTTGAGTTGCATGCCGGGGACTTTGTACGCCTCGTCGGTTTGGGCGACGACGAGGTCGGCGAAGAACCGGAAGTTCTCCGCGGCTCGTCTCGCCTGCCCCCTGGCCTGAGTGATGGGAAGCCCGGTGTCGAAGGATTCCATTGTGGCCAGTTCGTCGTCGCGGGCTTCGATGGCGTCGGCGACCCTGTTCAGGATCCTGGCCCGTTCTCTGTTCTTCATCCGTGGCCACGGACCGCTGTCGAAGGCGGTTCGGGCAGCGGCGACGGCGGCGTCGATGTCGGCTTTTCCGCCGGCGGCCGCCGAGAGGTAGCCGGTGTTGGTGGTCGGTTCGATGACCTCGAAGCTCGCCCCGTCGACGGAATCGGTCAGCTGTC comes from the Prauserella marina genome and includes:
- the hpaE gene encoding 5-carboxymethyl-2-hydroxymuconate semialdehyde dehydrogenase; translated protein: MSTTADKATTGPRPETLPSRIRHYIGGQLTDSVDGASFEVIEPTTNTGYLSAAAGGKADIDAAVAAARTAFDSGPWPRMKNRERARILNRVADAIEARDDELATMESFDTGLPITQARGQARRAAENFRFFADLVVAQTDEAYKVPGMQLNYVNRKPVGVAGLITPWNTPFMLESWKLAPALASGCTVVLKPAEFTPLSASLWPAIFAEAGVPDGVFNMVNGIGEVAGDALVKHPDVQLLSFTGETTTGKLIARNASGHLKALSMELGGKSPAVIFADADLEAALDSTLFGVFSLNGERCTASSRILVERAVYDEFVARYAERARAIKVGDPADPATEVGALVHPEHYERVLGYVEAGKAEARLVAGGGKPDHLPHGNYLAPTVFADVPRTARIFQEEIFGPVVAITPFDTEAEAVELANDVAYGLAAYVWTNDLRRAHLVAGRIEAGMVWINSHNVRDLRSPFGGVKASGLGHEGGYRSLDFYTEEQAVHVALGDVHTARFGAGGYNDDDPFFSGKRAGR